From the genome of Brachyhypopomus gauderio isolate BG-103 chromosome 20, BGAUD_0.2, whole genome shotgun sequence, one region includes:
- the LOC143484507 gene encoding T-cell-specific surface glycoprotein CD28 → MGTYCVPATTLLLLMLGRTLSEHHCHCKDSVQNIKRVSLHGNVTVPCPNFTAPEMKFKLFKGSSEIATNVANKSAANDLNESGGQIALSVNMVNNRTNFVLNGVTMDYTGLYTCEAEILYPPPFGIVLEKPRALVIVDEPQSHVVRRSEVPLWVALGVLTAYSVIITYIALALRSHVRRKDVTRHDYINMKPRARRQKQGILHPPRLSWYTDPASPSCNKHPS, encoded by the exons ATGGGGACGTACTGTGTGCCCGCGACTACCCTCCTGCTGCTCATGTTGGGTAGGACCCTCTCAGAGCACCACTGCCACTGCAAAG ACAGCGTCCAAAATATTAAGCGAGTGTCGCTTCATGGCAACGTTACAGTTCCCTGTCCCAATTTCACAGCGCCTGAGATGAAATTTAAGTTGTTCAAGGGCTCATCCGAAATCGCAACTAATGTCGCCAATAAGTCGGCGGCGAATGATCTAAATGAATCCGGAGGACAAATCGCTCTAAGTGTAAACATGGTGAATAACAGGACGAACTTTGTCCTCAATGGCGTGACTATGGATTATACTGGGCTGTACACCTGCGAGGCGGAAATACTATACCCTCCTCCCTTCGGAATAGTGCTGGAGAAACCTCGGGCCCTCGTGATAGTTGACG AACCCCAATCTCACGTCGTCCGGAGATCTGAGGTGCCCCTGTGGGTGGCTCTTGGAGTGCTTACGGCATATAGCGTAATAATCACTTACATTGCCTTAGCACTTAGG TCCCACGTAAGGAGAAAGGATGTGACAAGGCACGACTATATCAATATGAAGCCCAGGGCGCGACGACAGAAACAGGGCATCCTTCACCCGCCGCGGCTGAGCTGGTACACGGACCCCGCATCTCCGTCCTGTAACAAACACCCCTCCTAA
- the cckbra gene encoding cholecystokinin receptor-like: MDLQRMNQTRATFWECMKPSSNASLNHSSATCGNASIIPKLQPSRHKEMDSLRILLYSLIFLLSVFGNLLIIVVLLVNKRMRTVTNSFLLSLAVSDLMMAVFCMPFTLIPSLLEDFIFGAAMCKTVTYFMGISVSISTFSLVAIAIERYSAICNPLKSRAWQTRSHAYKVIAATWVLSVGIMVPYPVFSTLVPFTKPNNSTGHMCRPDWPLNQVEQTWYVLLLFILFFIPGVVMIIAYGLISRELYRGIQFELDQKKDCSVLKNGLSDATPHSPDDSDGCYIQVHKKPPPMELSTLSAPAASKTDRPRSNTSEAKLLAKKRVIRMLIIIVAMFFICWMPLYSANTWKAFDQRSAKRVLSGAPISFIQLLSYTSACVNPIIYCFMNKRFQKALLATVACCVLPCRVCRRRDGDEEITGYTAASMSKFSYTTVSTVGPC, encoded by the exons ATGGATTTACAAAGAATGAATCAAACTCGAGCAACGTTTTGGGAATGTATGAAACCTTCAAGCAATGCTTCACTAAACCACTCATCCGCCACCTGTGGCAATGCGTCAATAATTCCCAAACTTCAGCCTAGCCGACATAAAG agATGGACTCGCTGCGTATCCTGCTCTActccctcatcttcctcctcagcGTGTTTGGCAACCTGCTGATCATCGTGGTGCTGCTGGTGAACAAGCGCATGCGAACCGTCACCAACTCCTTCCTGCTCTCGCTGGCCGTCAGCGACCTCATGATGGCCGTCTTCTGCATGCCCTTCACCCTTATCCCCAGCCTGCTGGAGGACTTCATCTTTGGTGCCGCCATGTGCAAGACCGTCACCTACTTCATGG GTATCTCAGTGAGCATTTCCACCTTCAGTTTGGTTGCCATAGCGATCGAGAGGTACAGCGCCATCTGCAACCCGCTGAAGTCACGGGCCTGGCAGACGCGCTCCCACGCCTACAAGGTCATCGCCGCCACCTGGGTGCTGTCCGTGGGCATCATGGTACCATACCCGGTCTTCAGCACACTGGTCCCCTTCACCAAGCCCAACAACTCCACCGGTCACATGTGTCGCCCTGACTGGCCCCTCAACCAAGTGGAGCAGACCTG GTATGTCTTGCTGCTGTTTATTCTGTTCTTCATCCCTGGCGTGGTGATGATCATTGCCTATGGACTGATCTCCAGAGAGCTCTACCGAGGGATTCAGTTTGAGCTGGACCAGAAGAAAGACTGCAGTG TGCTGAAGAATGGCCTGAGTGACGCCACGCCCCACAGCCCAGACGACAGCGACGGCTGCTACATCCAAGTCCACAAGAAGCCTCCACCCATGGAGCTCTCCACCCTCAGTGCCCCGGCCGCCTCCAAGACGGACCGGCCCCGCAGCAACACCTCAGAGGCCAAGCTTCTCGCCAAGAAGCGCGTGATCCGAATGCTGATCATCATCGTGGCCATGTTCTTCATTTGCTGGATGCCCCTCTACTCCGCCAACACGTGGAAGGCCTTCGACCAGCGCTCGGCCAAGCGGGTGCTCTCCGGCGCGCCCATCTCCTTCATCCAGCTGCTGTCGTACACCTCCGCGTGTGTGAACcccatcatctactgcttcatGAACAAGCGCTTCCAGAAGGCTCTGCTGGCCACCGTCGCCTGCTGCGTCCTGCCGTGTCGCGTCTGCCGGAGGAGGGACGGAGACGAGGAGATCACTGGTTACACCGCCGCGTCCATGTCGAAGTTTAGCTACACCACCGTCAGCACGGTGGGACCGTGCTAA